In Drosophila santomea strain STO CAGO 1482 chromosome 2L, Prin_Dsan_1.1, whole genome shotgun sequence, a single window of DNA contains:
- the LOC120458442 gene encoding lipase 1 isoform X2, protein MGGLGCIGAIKVMLIVCAIGRNAHSSPPESRYKWTTMDWLEAQNVSHEVHNVTTADGYQLQVQRLPRLGAKPVLLVHGLLGSSLGWVCMGPERSLAFQLHHRKYDVWLANLRGVAPYGRQHIDLTDVMVEFWRFSFHEHGAYDLPAIIDHMAKVTGGEQLQRGEGSGADGEEMHHQVVLIGHSQAFNAFLVLCAVHPRFNQRIQLIQALAPLARLHRQVRFDSFQKRQKANKFEIFPPGYFRKTCQAKRDLCEYYAKQLAGSAQNNKKLLEAFNYEYLLQGGSPREIKHLQQIWKSGDFISYDFGTAENMQVYHSVEAISYNISQVTVPIILYFGETDAIATPEGVHAIYARMLKSVKSVQRINSKKFNHLDFLISGDVKSLVNDKLIEQMEQFLEGRLPYVIE, encoded by the exons ATGGGTGGGTTAGGCTGCATCGGCGCCATCAAAGTAATGCTCATCGTGTGTGCCATTGGCAGAAATGCCCACTCCTCTCCGCCGGAGTCGCGTTACAAGTGGACTACG ATGGACTGGCTGGAGGCCCAGAATGTCAGCCACGAAGTTCACAATGTGACCACGGCGGATGGCTATCAGCTGCAGGTGCAGCGCCTACCGCGTCTGGGAGCTAAGCCTGTGCTCCTGGTTCACGGATTGCTCGGTTCCTCTTTGGGATGGGTCTGCATGGGGCCTGAACGGAGTTTGG CCTTCCAGCTGCACCACCGCAAATACGACGTGTGGCTCGCGAATCTGCGCGGAGTGGCGCCCTACGGACGGCAACACATCGACTTGACCGACGTGATGGTCGAATTCTGGCGCTTCAGCTTCCACGAGCATGGCGCCTACGATTTGCCGGCCATAATTGACCACATGGCGAAGGTCACAGGCGGCGAGCAGCTGCAGAGGGGAGAAGGTTCTGGGGCGGATGGGGAGGAAATGCACCATCAGGTGGTACTAATTGGACACTCCCAG GCCTTTAATGCGTTCCTAGTGCTTTGCGCTGTGCATCCGCGCTTCAACCAGCGCATACAGCTCATCCAGGCACTGGCACCTCTGGCTCGACTGCATCGCCAGGTGAGGTTCGACTCCTTCCAG AAACGCCAGAAGGCAAATAAGTTCGAGATCTTTCCACCCGGCTACTTTCGAAAAACATGCCAAGCCAAACGAGATCTTTGCGAATATTACGCCAAGCAGCTGGCAGGCAGCgcccaaaacaacaaaaag CTGTTGGAAGCCTTCAACTACGAGTATCTACTGCAAGGCGGTTCCCCGCGGGAGATCAAACACTTGCAGCAGATATGGAAATCGGGCGACTTCATCTCCTACGACTTCGGAACGGCGGAGAACATGCAGGTATATCACAGCGTGGAGGCCATCAGTTACAATATAAGCCAGGTCACAGTGCCGATCATATTGTATTTTGGGGAAACCGATGCTATTGCCACGCCGGAAGGAGTCCACGCGATATATGCCAGAATGCTGAAGTCGGTGAAGAGTGTGCAGAGGATTAACTCCAAGAAATTCAATCACTTGGATTTCCTGATTTCCGGCGATGTGAAGAGTCTGGTCAACGACAAATTAATCGAGCAAATGGAACAGTTTCTCGAGGGGCGGTTGCCCTACGTAATTGAATGA
- the LOC120458442 gene encoding lipase 1 isoform X1, giving the protein MGGLGCIGAIKVMLIVCAIGRNAHSSPPESRYKWTTMDWLEAQNVSHEVHNVTTADGYQLQVQRLPRLGAKPVLLVHGLLGSSLGWVCMGPERSLAFQLHHRKYDVWLANLRGVAPYGRQHIDLTDVMVEFWRFSFHEHGAYDLPAIIDHMAKVTGGEQLQRGEGSGADGEEMHHQVVLIGHSQAFNAFLVLCAVHPRFNQRIQLIQALAPLARLHRQVRFDSFQVRHLMKFVKKRQKANKFEIFPPGYFRKTCQAKRDLCEYYAKQLAGSAQNNKKLLEAFNYEYLLQGGSPREIKHLQQIWKSGDFISYDFGTAENMQVYHSVEAISYNISQVTVPIILYFGETDAIATPEGVHAIYARMLKSVKSVQRINSKKFNHLDFLISGDVKSLVNDKLIEQMEQFLEGRLPYVIE; this is encoded by the exons ATGGGTGGGTTAGGCTGCATCGGCGCCATCAAAGTAATGCTCATCGTGTGTGCCATTGGCAGAAATGCCCACTCCTCTCCGCCGGAGTCGCGTTACAAGTGGACTACG ATGGACTGGCTGGAGGCCCAGAATGTCAGCCACGAAGTTCACAATGTGACCACGGCGGATGGCTATCAGCTGCAGGTGCAGCGCCTACCGCGTCTGGGAGCTAAGCCTGTGCTCCTGGTTCACGGATTGCTCGGTTCCTCTTTGGGATGGGTCTGCATGGGGCCTGAACGGAGTTTGG CCTTCCAGCTGCACCACCGCAAATACGACGTGTGGCTCGCGAATCTGCGCGGAGTGGCGCCCTACGGACGGCAACACATCGACTTGACCGACGTGATGGTCGAATTCTGGCGCTTCAGCTTCCACGAGCATGGCGCCTACGATTTGCCGGCCATAATTGACCACATGGCGAAGGTCACAGGCGGCGAGCAGCTGCAGAGGGGAGAAGGTTCTGGGGCGGATGGGGAGGAAATGCACCATCAGGTGGTACTAATTGGACACTCCCAG GCCTTTAATGCGTTCCTAGTGCTTTGCGCTGTGCATCCGCGCTTCAACCAGCGCATACAGCTCATCCAGGCACTGGCACCTCTGGCTCGACTGCATCGCCAGGTGAGGTTCGACTCCTTCCAGGTGCGCCACCTCATGAAGTTTGTCAAG AAACGCCAGAAGGCAAATAAGTTCGAGATCTTTCCACCCGGCTACTTTCGAAAAACATGCCAAGCCAAACGAGATCTTTGCGAATATTACGCCAAGCAGCTGGCAGGCAGCgcccaaaacaacaaaaag CTGTTGGAAGCCTTCAACTACGAGTATCTACTGCAAGGCGGTTCCCCGCGGGAGATCAAACACTTGCAGCAGATATGGAAATCGGGCGACTTCATCTCCTACGACTTCGGAACGGCGGAGAACATGCAGGTATATCACAGCGTGGAGGCCATCAGTTACAATATAAGCCAGGTCACAGTGCCGATCATATTGTATTTTGGGGAAACCGATGCTATTGCCACGCCGGAAGGAGTCCACGCGATATATGCCAGAATGCTGAAGTCGGTGAAGAGTGTGCAGAGGATTAACTCCAAGAAATTCAATCACTTGGATTTCCTGATTTCCGGCGATGTGAAGAGTCTGGTCAACGACAAATTAATCGAGCAAATGGAACAGTTTCTCGAGGGGCGGTTGCCCTACGTAATTGAATGA
- the LOC120458442 gene encoding lipase 1 isoform X3 encodes MGGLGCIGAIKVMLIVCAIGRNAHSSPPESRYKWTTMDWLEAQNVSHEVHNVTTADGYQLQVQRLPRLGAKPVLLVHGLLGSSLGWVCMGPERSLAFQLHHRKYDVWLANLRGVAPYGRQHIDLTDVMVEFWRFSFHEHGAYDLPAIIDHMAKVTGGEQLQRGEGSGADGEEMHHQVVLIGHSQKRQKANKFEIFPPGYFRKTCQAKRDLCEYYAKQLAGSAQNNKKLLEAFNYEYLLQGGSPREIKHLQQIWKSGDFISYDFGTAENMQVYHSVEAISYNISQVTVPIILYFGETDAIATPEGVHAIYARMLKSVKSVQRINSKKFNHLDFLISGDVKSLVNDKLIEQMEQFLEGRLPYVIE; translated from the exons ATGGGTGGGTTAGGCTGCATCGGCGCCATCAAAGTAATGCTCATCGTGTGTGCCATTGGCAGAAATGCCCACTCCTCTCCGCCGGAGTCGCGTTACAAGTGGACTACG ATGGACTGGCTGGAGGCCCAGAATGTCAGCCACGAAGTTCACAATGTGACCACGGCGGATGGCTATCAGCTGCAGGTGCAGCGCCTACCGCGTCTGGGAGCTAAGCCTGTGCTCCTGGTTCACGGATTGCTCGGTTCCTCTTTGGGATGGGTCTGCATGGGGCCTGAACGGAGTTTGG CCTTCCAGCTGCACCACCGCAAATACGACGTGTGGCTCGCGAATCTGCGCGGAGTGGCGCCCTACGGACGGCAACACATCGACTTGACCGACGTGATGGTCGAATTCTGGCGCTTCAGCTTCCACGAGCATGGCGCCTACGATTTGCCGGCCATAATTGACCACATGGCGAAGGTCACAGGCGGCGAGCAGCTGCAGAGGGGAGAAGGTTCTGGGGCGGATGGGGAGGAAATGCACCATCAGGTGGTACTAATTGGACACTCCCAG AAACGCCAGAAGGCAAATAAGTTCGAGATCTTTCCACCCGGCTACTTTCGAAAAACATGCCAAGCCAAACGAGATCTTTGCGAATATTACGCCAAGCAGCTGGCAGGCAGCgcccaaaacaacaaaaag CTGTTGGAAGCCTTCAACTACGAGTATCTACTGCAAGGCGGTTCCCCGCGGGAGATCAAACACTTGCAGCAGATATGGAAATCGGGCGACTTCATCTCCTACGACTTCGGAACGGCGGAGAACATGCAGGTATATCACAGCGTGGAGGCCATCAGTTACAATATAAGCCAGGTCACAGTGCCGATCATATTGTATTTTGGGGAAACCGATGCTATTGCCACGCCGGAAGGAGTCCACGCGATATATGCCAGAATGCTGAAGTCGGTGAAGAGTGTGCAGAGGATTAACTCCAAGAAATTCAATCACTTGGATTTCCTGATTTCCGGCGATGTGAAGAGTCTGGTCAACGACAAATTAATCGAGCAAATGGAACAGTTTCTCGAGGGGCGGTTGCCCTACGTAATTGAATGA
- the LOC120458443 gene encoding aminomethyltransferase, mitochondrial, with the protein MFRLSYRLPTALGGLRHASSAAGEGQRTALYDFHVQRGGKIVNFGGYALPVQYTDQSIIASHLHTRQVGSIFDVSHMLQTRVFGKDAAACLESVCTADILGTPEGSGGLTVFTNEAGGILDDLIVNKVSEKELYVVSNAAMKEQDMGIMSAAVDNFKSQGKDVTIEFLTPTDQSLVAVQGPQVAKELSKLLAKDASLDQLYFMTSFVTTLAGIPNVRITRCGYTGEDGVEISVESSQAQKLTESILESGTLKLAGLGARDSLRLEAGLCLYGSDVDSKTTPVEAALAWLVSKRRRSTRDFPGADVILGQLKEGVSRRRVGLQMLGTKPPPARSGVAIFSQGQQVGQVTSGCPSPSAGRNIAMGYVSENLKAPGTKVEFKVRDKLYEAEVTKMPFVKANYYNRPKK; encoded by the exons ATGTTCAGACTAAGCTATCGACTGCCCACCGCCCTCGGCGGTCTGCGCCacgcctcctccgccgccggcGAGGGGCAACGCACCGCCCTCTACGATTTCCACGTGCAGAGGGGCGGGAAGATCGTGAACTTCGGAGGCTATGCCCTGCCGGTTCAGTATACGGATCAGAGCATTATTGCCTCCCACCTGCACACCCGCCAGGTGGGCTCCATCTTCGACGTGTCGCACATGCTGCAGACCCGGGTCTTCGGCAAGGATGCGGCCGCCTGTCTGGAGTCCGTTTGCACAGCGGACATCTTGGGCACTCCGGAGGGCAGTGGTGGCCTCACCGTCTTCACCAACGAGGCGGGCGGCATCCTGGACGATCTCATCGTGAACAAAGTCAGCGAGAAGGAGCTGTATGTGGTCTCCAATGCGGCGATGAAAGAACAGGACATGGGCATAATGAGTGCAGCAGTG GATAACTTTAAGTCCCAAGGCAAGGATGTTACAATTGAATTCCTCACACCCACCGATCAATCCCTAGTTGCCGTCCAGGGTCCTCAAGTGGCCAAGGAACTATCGAAGCTACTTGCCAAGGATGCTTCTCTGGATCAACTCTACTTTATGACGTCCTTCGTTACCACCTTGGCTGGTATTCCCAATGTCAGGATCACGAGATGTGGTTACACCGGAGAGGACGGCGTGGAAATATCGGTGGAGTCCAGCCAAGCACAAAAGCTCACCGAATCCATTCTTGAGAGTGGAACCCTCAAACTTGCTGGTTTGGGAGCCAGAGACTCCCTGCGATTGGAGGCGGGTCTCTGCCTGTATGGCAGTGATGTCGATTCCAAAACGACACCAGTAGAGGCGGCTCTGGCATGGTTGGTATCGAAAAGACGCCGCTCCACCCGAGACTTTCCAGGAGCTGATGTGATCCTCGGCCAGCTAAAGGAGGGCGTCAGTCGGAGGCGGGTGGGTCTACAGATGCTGGGTACCAAGCCACCGCCAGCTCGTTCCGGAGTGGCCATCTTTAGCCAGGGTCAGCAGGTGGGTCAGGTGACCAGTGGCTGCCCAAGTCCTAGTGCTGGACGCAACATTGCTATGGGATATGTGTCGGAGAACCTGAAGGCACCTGGCACAAAGGTGGAGTTCAAGGTTCGAGACAAGCTCTACGAGGCCGAAGTCACCAAAATGCCTTTTGTAAAAGCCAACTATTATAACAGGCCAAAGAAATAA